One Paracoccus liaowanqingii genomic region harbors:
- a CDS encoding type IV secretion system protein VirB3 — protein MVKRSPLFLGLIRPARVMGLPMFYFVIWSMGSVLAFVWVQSFWTLAFTALTYPAFWLAAEWDPHFFDVVTVVSKKTRRTTNREQWGADSYEP, from the coding sequence ATGGTCAAACGGTCCCCGCTGTTTCTCGGTCTCATTCGTCCGGCCCGCGTCATGGGCCTGCCGATGTTCTATTTCGTGATCTGGTCGATGGGGTCCGTCCTGGCTTTCGTGTGGGTCCAAAGTTTCTGGACCCTCGCATTCACGGCGCTGACCTATCCGGCCTTCTGGCTTGCTGCCGAATGGGACCCGCATTTCTTCGATGTGGTCACGGTGGTGAGCAAGAAGACCCGCCGAACCACAAACCGCGAGCAATGGG
- a CDS encoding TrbC/VirB2 family protein, which produces MTRSLPVPAMSLLLFSLLAVGLLMLMTSPALAQGTVDLSPITNILTGIATTLTGPLGRAMATLAVIGIGAAWLMGYVDFRTVVYVVAGIAIVAGASVIVNAMWGQ; this is translated from the coding sequence ATGACCAGATCCCTGCCGGTTCCGGCAATGAGCCTTTTGCTGTTTTCCTTGCTGGCGGTCGGGCTTCTCATGCTGATGACCTCGCCTGCATTGGCCCAGGGCACGGTGGACCTCAGCCCGATCACCAACATTCTGACCGGTATCGCCACCACACTGACCGGCCCGCTTGGTCGGGCCATGGCCACGCTGGCGGTGATCGGCATCGGGGCTGCCTGGCTGATGGGCTACGTCGATTTCCGCACCGTCGTCTATGTCGTTGCCGGTATCGCCATCGTCGCCGGTGCCAGCGTCATCGTGAACGCGATGTGGGGTCAGTAA